The following proteins come from a genomic window of Elusimicrobiota bacterium:
- a CDS encoding nitronate monooxygenase family protein, whose amino-acid sequence MSKLPDLKIGDLRANPPIIQGGMGVRISLANLAATVANEGAIGTIAAALIGGTKSHMKMDEFKNADTKELIAQIRKARSMTKGIIAINVMAGLTNYAELSTAAAKEGIDIIFSGGGLPLNLPKLVKGTKTKVAPIVSSGRTADIICRNWIRKYNHAPDAIVVEGALAGGHLGFSLEELSDETKTPKLEDIVVDVINVAKKFEKESGKKIPVIAAGGIYDGKDIAKFLKLGASGVQMATRFVCTNECDVSQEFKNAYIKAKKEDICIINSPLGMLGRAIKNEFLEKAKRGEIKFECRYQCIKPCIPDKSPYCIGDALVNAANGNLKDGFVFCGANAYRINKIVPVKELIRELVTEAEANY is encoded by the coding sequence ATGAGCAAACTTCCTGACTTAAAAATCGGAGATTTAAGGGCAAACCCGCCAATAATACAGGGTGGTATGGGTGTTAGAATTTCTTTGGCAAACCTAGCAGCCACTGTTGCTAATGAGGGCGCTATCGGCACTATTGCTGCCGCTTTGATAGGTGGAACAAAAAGCCATATGAAAATGGACGAGTTTAAAAATGCGGACACAAAGGAGCTTATTGCCCAAATCAGAAAAGCCAGGTCCATGACAAAGGGAATAATTGCCATAAATGTGATGGCGGGGCTTACAAATTATGCAGAATTAAGTACTGCAGCAGCAAAAGAAGGAATTGATATAATATTTTCTGGCGGCGGACTGCCTTTAAATCTGCCAAAACTAGTAAAAGGAACCAAAACTAAAGTTGCCCCCATTGTTTCTTCCGGCCGTACTGCAGATATAATATGTCGAAACTGGATAAGAAAATATAATCATGCCCCGGACGCCATAGTGGTTGAGGGAGCGCTGGCCGGGGGCCATCTTGGGTTTTCATTGGAAGAGCTTTCTGATGAAACTAAAACACCGAAACTTGAAGATATAGTCGTTGATGTAATTAATGTGGCAAAAAAATTTGAAAAAGAATCGGGCAAAAAGATTCCAGTTATAGCCGCGGGCGGAATATATGACGGCAAAGATATAGCAAAATTTTTGAAACTTGGCGCTTCGGGGGTTCAGATGGCCACAAGGTTTGTGTGCACAAATGAATGCGACGTTTCGCAGGAGTTTAAAAATGCTTATATTAAAGCCAAAAAAGAAGACATCTGCATAATAAACAGTCCTCTTGGCATGCTCGGGAGAGCAATAAAAAACGAGTTCCTGGAAAAAGCAAAAAGAGGCGAAATAAAATTTGAATGCCGTTACCAATGCATAAAACCCTGCATACCGGACAAATCGCCTTATTGCATAGGCGACGCACTAGTTAATGCCGCGAACGGAAACTTGAAAGACGGTTTTGTATTCTGCGGAGCCAATGCTTACCGAATAAATAAAATTGTTCCCGTTAAAGAACTGATACGAGAACTAGTAACAGAAGCAGAAGCAAACTACTAA
- a CDS encoding nitroreductase family protein: MDPILLRRSIRKYALKKVPQEIIEYLLEAAQSAPSAGGEAPWHLIVINSKSLLEKITEIHSRAQMLKEAPLAIAICCDLKLEKLKGFWVQDCSAATENILLAAQTKGLGSCWLGVYPRQDRVEGLKKLLWLPENIVPFSIVALGYPQEEKPYQKRYNAERIHYNGW, translated from the coding sequence ATGGATCCTATTCTTTTGAGAAGAAGCATTAGAAAATACGCTCTGAAAAAAGTGCCTCAGGAAATTATTGAATACCTGCTCGAAGCTGCGCAAAGCGCGCCTTCTGCCGGCGGCGAGGCTCCCTGGCATTTAATTGTAATAAATTCAAAAAGTTTATTAGAAAAAATTACTGAAATACACTCGCGAGCTCAGATGCTTAAAGAAGCCCCGCTCGCGATAGCTATATGCTGCGATTTGAAACTTGAAAAACTTAAAGGATTTTGGGTACAGGATTGTTCCGCTGCGACTGAGAATATCCTATTAGCTGCCCAGACAAAAGGGCTTGGATCTTGTTGGCTTGGGGTTTATCCCAGGCAGGATAGAGTTGAAGGACTAAAAAAACTCCTTTGGCTGCCGGAAAATATTGTCCCCTTTTCCATCGTTGCTTTAGGTTATCCTCAAGAAGAAAAACCTTATCAAAAAAGATATAATGCAGAAAGAATCCACTATAACGGCTGGTAA
- a CDS encoding peptidylprolyl isomerase, which produces MKKTICFGLFLLFCFQGCSKKNEVIAKIGDDKITAKILEERMREAPASYMGFLSTEAGKKQFLDLLVRERVVLEAARKEGVKKSKEYIDALNDFKKDQIRRLKDFEESLLMEFYVKKLNSKRIVPSDQEVEKYYAENKKDFTRPVEITAKHILLNTVEEAKKVLERIKSGEDFSKLARELSKDSVSAGKGGLIGPFKKGDLVPEFEKAVFPLKINEVSDVIKTQFGYHIIKKVSEKTLTAMSSQNAKKYIRNILQKVKFDAWLEEAKK; this is translated from the coding sequence ATGAAAAAGACCATATGTTTTGGATTGTTTCTTTTGTTTTGTTTTCAGGGCTGCAGCAAGAAAAATGAGGTCATAGCAAAAATAGGCGACGATAAAATTACAGCTAAAATACTAGAGGAACGGATGCGGGAAGCGCCGGCCAGTTATATGGGCTTTTTGAGCACTGAAGCCGGGAAAAAGCAGTTTTTGGATCTTTTAGTACGCGAAAGGGTTGTTCTTGAAGCTGCCAGAAAGGAAGGCGTTAAAAAGTCAAAGGAATATATTGATGCCTTAAATGATTTTAAAAAAGACCAGATAAGACGTTTAAAAGATTTTGAAGAAAGCCTTTTAATGGAATTCTATGTAAAGAAACTTAATTCTAAAAGGATAGTTCCTTCAGATCAGGAAGTGGAAAAGTATTATGCCGAAAATAAAAAAGATTTTACCCGTCCGGTTGAAATAACAGCAAAGCATATACTTCTTAATACTGTTGAAGAAGCAAAAAAGGTTTTAGAAAGGATAAAAAGCGGCGAGGATTTCTCCAAGCTGGCTAGAGAATTGTCAAAAGATTCGGTTTCGGCAGGAAAGGGAGGGCTCATAGGACCTTTTAAAAAAGGGGATTTAGTTCCAGAGTTTGAAAAAGCGGTTTTTCCGTTAAAAATCAATGAAGTTTCGGATGTAATTAAAACCCAGTTTGGATATCATATCATAAAAAAAGTCAGCGAAAAGACTTTGACCGCCATGTCCAGCCAAAACGCAAAAAAATACATCCGTAATATACTCCAAAAAGTAAAATTTGACGCATGGCTTGAAGAAGCAAAGAAA
- a CDS encoding SBBP repeat-containing protein: MKSFRLLFICLKYCLFITLLTTVFCSAAKAEFSLDSSAQFNAPSTGLGSSGDDYKKTSIAKDSSGNIFIAGFKDNAAVKQLLVLKYSSNFVLVSSATFAGPGGRSLWASNIAVNNSGNVIIAGTQYNGTDFDYVTFRYDNNLVLLSSAVYDSGNDDSAYGVALDSSSNIFITGSSYQGAGTAYDYFTIKYSSGLSVVISSCATDAGAIGNNDYARAICCDSQQNVIVTGYITDSGGKSRCCTIKYDNNLVFQRSSTSNLENGSTEEKAVAISVDSNDLITIAGTSKISGLDFFIFKYTDSTMNFSNAYKARFNSSANNNDAAYSLAISSITGNIYLTGGSSDGTNYSFCTLKYDNGLNYLSKILYNNPGKDTIAYDVIFDSSSNILVSGGTDNSFLTLKYKEKNTLTVLINPAAASSPTLSTVSGNMILDILAGTFAQQLYISLDAATIPSGPNGNVNLTSIGLIVTKSLNIQPLKEITITINYTDSDVAGLDENKLCIAYFDTYSNSWIPFNSIPYPDQNKVSAKTTHFSLFALAQNSSGLGTIPIKSYPSPYNPKKSAVLMQIENLPNNSTVKIYTFAGELVKTIDAGPDTIATWDGKNENGDYVSSGIYLMFADSPSGTKKTRIAIEK, from the coding sequence ATGAAATCTTTTAGACTTCTTTTTATATGTTTGAAATATTGTCTGTTTATAACATTATTAACAACAGTCTTTTGTTCTGCCGCAAAAGCTGAATTTTCATTGGATTCTTCAGCGCAGTTTAACGCCCCCTCAACCGGACTTGGCTCTTCGGGAGACGACTACAAAAAAACCTCAATTGCAAAAGATAGTTCCGGAAACATATTCATTGCAGGTTTTAAAGACAATGCCGCAGTAAAACAACTTCTTGTGCTAAAATACAGCAGCAATTTTGTTTTGGTTTCATCAGCCACTTTTGCCGGGCCGGGAGGCAGAAGCCTTTGGGCTTCAAACATTGCAGTCAATAATTCGGGAAATGTAATAATAGCCGGAACTCAATATAACGGAACAGACTTTGATTACGTCACTTTCAGGTATGATAACAACTTAGTTTTGCTTTCTTCGGCGGTCTATGACAGCGGAAATGACGACTCAGCTTACGGCGTTGCATTGGATTCGTCAAGCAACATCTTTATAACCGGATCAAGTTATCAGGGCGCCGGCACGGCATATGACTATTTCACGATAAAATACAGCTCTGGTCTTTCGGTCGTAATATCATCCTGCGCAACCGATGCGGGCGCAATAGGCAATAACGACTATGCAAGAGCAATTTGTTGTGACAGCCAGCAAAACGTAATAGTAACGGGATACATAACTGATTCGGGCGGAAAGTCCAGATGCTGCACAATTAAATATGATAATAATCTGGTATTCCAAAGATCATCAACTTCCAATCTTGAAAACGGTTCAACCGAAGAAAAAGCGGTTGCTATATCGGTAGATTCAAATGATTTGATCACTATTGCCGGAACTTCAAAAATAAGCGGTTTGGACTTTTTTATTTTTAAATATACTGATTCTACGATGAATTTTTCTAACGCTTATAAAGCAAGATTTAACAGCTCTGCAAACAACAATGATGCCGCTTATTCTTTAGCGATATCTTCTATAACGGGAAATATTTATTTGACAGGGGGATCCAGCGACGGAACAAATTACAGTTTTTGCACGTTGAAATATGACAACGGCCTAAATTATCTGTCAAAAATACTTTACAATAATCCCGGCAAAGATACTATTGCTTACGACGTTATTTTTGATTCTTCAAGCAACATCTTGGTTTCGGGCGGAACTGATAATAGTTTTTTAACCCTAAAATACAAAGAAAAAAATACTTTAACCGTATTAATAAATCCGGCAGCCGCGTCTTCCCCCACTTTAAGCACTGTTTCAGGCAATATGATATTAGATATTCTGGCGGGAACATTTGCCCAGCAGTTGTACATTTCGCTTGACGCAGCGACTATTCCTTCGGGACCAAACGGAAATGTCAATTTAACAAGTATTGGATTGATTGTCACAAAAAGTCTCAATATCCAGCCTTTAAAAGAAATAACGATTACCATTAATTATACCGATTCGGATGTTGCCGGCCTTGATGAAAACAAACTATGCATAGCATACTTTGATACATACAGCAACTCTTGGATACCTTTTAATTCAATCCCATATCCGGACCAAAATAAAGTTTCCGCAAAAACTACCCATTTTTCTCTTTTTGCCCTTGCGCAGAATTCTTCCGGTTTAGGGACAATCCCTATAAAATCTTATCCTAGCCCGTATAATCCTAAAAAAAGCGCCGTGTTAATGCAGATAGAAAATTTACCTAACAACTCAACGGTAAAGATTTACACGTTTGCAGGAGAACTTGTTAAAACTATTGACGCCGGCCCGGATACAATAGCAACCTGGGATGGAAAAAATGAAAACGGAGATTACGTTTCAAGCGGAATATATTTGATGTTTGCGGATAGCCCTTCAGGCACAAAGAAAACGAGAATTGCCATTGAAAAATGA
- a CDS encoding PorV/PorQ family protein — protein sequence MKKLLFLAAIILFLTDSSFGAFSKSDAGTTTASFLKLGAGARSAGLGDAFCSVADDSTAIFWNPAGLSRIQGTSFSFMHALWFENISYDWISFAGPTKFGTFGGAVQYLSYGAIKKTDSTGTEISDFTPSDLALSLSYGKNFSGVLLGTTIKYISSRIEQTATAYAFDAGAKILLGYEDKFALGLCVQNFGTTMKFEETEEALPFSIKAGCSYKVNDEWLLALDLNSAIDNDPFFCLGSEYTTEITNDARLSARAGYNPRTQNIPGFTNFTFGLGVDYGGYIFDYAFVPLGDMGTAHKFSFSIKFGKNYEDYAKEPPHEKEKVVNKIRKTIVITELKGEDVTAQLIKFATFSLKNEIFESNFFDVKDIEDAEQKKNESQFKGMVEEQKGVQIGRRFNTGYVLIGNIKYSVGYYFLTVQLIDVQESRIVKTIYEKASSIDDIQNCCKKISKKLKL from the coding sequence ATGAAGAAACTGTTATTTTTAGCTGCCATAATACTTTTTCTAACCGATAGTTCCTTCGGGGCGTTTTCAAAAAGCGATGCCGGGACAACGACAGCCTCATTTTTAAAGCTTGGAGCAGGAGCGCGATCCGCAGGTCTTGGCGATGCGTTTTGTTCCGTTGCCGATGATTCCACCGCGATTTTCTGGAATCCTGCCGGACTTTCAAGGATCCAAGGAACTTCTTTTTCTTTTATGCACGCCTTATGGTTTGAAAATATAAGTTACGACTGGATATCTTTTGCAGGGCCCACAAAATTCGGAACTTTTGGCGGAGCTGTTCAATACCTTTCTTACGGAGCCATAAAAAAAACCGACAGTACCGGAACAGAAATTTCTGACTTTACCCCGAGCGATTTGGCGTTAAGCTTATCGTACGGCAAGAATTTTTCGGGCGTGCTTTTGGGAACAACGATTAAATATATTTCATCAAGAATAGAACAAACGGCAACCGCTTACGCTTTTGATGCGGGCGCGAAAATATTGTTAGGTTATGAAGACAAATTCGCGCTGGGTTTGTGCGTTCAAAATTTCGGAACAACAATGAAATTTGAGGAGACTGAAGAAGCCCTGCCGTTCAGCATTAAGGCCGGCTGTTCATACAAAGTAAACGATGAATGGCTTTTAGCGCTGGATCTAAATTCCGCCATAGACAATGATCCTTTCTTTTGTTTAGGCAGCGAATATACGACTGAAATAACGAACGATGCCCGATTGTCAGCAAGGGCAGGATATAATCCAAGAACACAAAATATTCCCGGTTTTACAAATTTCACGTTTGGGTTGGGCGTTGACTACGGCGGATATATTTTTGATTATGCTTTTGTTCCTTTGGGAGATATGGGTACCGCCCATAAGTTCAGTTTTTCCATAAAATTCGGGAAAAACTATGAAGACTATGCTAAAGAGCCCCCGCACGAAAAAGAAAAGGTCGTTAACAAAATTAGAAAAACAATTGTAATCACCGAACTTAAGGGCGAAGATGTTACCGCTCAGCTTATTAAATTCGCTACGTTTTCGCTTAAAAATGAAATTTTTGAAAGCAATTTTTTTGATGTAAAAGATATTGAGGATGCCGAGCAAAAGAAAAATGAATCCCAATTTAAGGGTATGGTTGAAGAACAGAAGGGAGTCCAAATCGGCCGACGTTTCAATACCGGCTATGTCCTTATAGGAAACATTAAATATAGTGTCGGATATTACTTTTTGACTGTTCAATTAATTGACGTTCAAGAATCGCGAATAGTTAAGACTATATATGAAAAAGCCAGCTCTATTGACGACATACAAAACTGCTGTAAAAAAATAAGCAAAAAACTAAAACTATAG